In Papaver somniferum cultivar HN1 chromosome 1, ASM357369v1, whole genome shotgun sequence, a genomic segment contains:
- the LOC113301228 gene encoding PRA1 family protein G2-like produces MAASVYTTIPISSSEMISRSFHNLSVFLSVRRRPWSEFIATDVFDKPESFDTVLVRIKKNSEYFRLNYGLLVLACALASLITTPVSLVLVAGIIGLWLLLYVFREDPVFMFGDQPINDRLVLMGLVIISLLTIVFTGVFQTLMFGLGIGIIISAIHGAFRNPDGLFLNEDEAASTGFIGRGGPKYPSPSS; encoded by the coding sequence aTGGCGGCCTCTGTTTACACAACCATACCGATCTCAAGCAGTGAAATGATCTCAAGATCATTCCACAACTTATCCGTCTTCCTCTCTGTTCGGCGCCGTCCATGGTCTGAATTCATCGCCACCGATGTCTTCGACAAGCCTGAATCGTTTGACACCGTTCTTGTCCGCATCAAAAAGAATTCAGAGTATTTCAGGTTAAACTATGGATTGCTCGTATTAGCTTGTGCACTCGCATCCCTCATTACAACACCTGTTTCTCTGGTACTTGTAGCTGGGATAATAGGTCTATGGTTGCTTCTCTATGTATTTCGCGAAGATCCAGTTTTTATGTTTGGGGATCAACCGATTAACGATCGTCTGGTTTTGATGGGTCTGGTTATAATCTCTTTATTGACCATTGTCTTCACTGGGGTTTTCCAGACTTTGATGTTTGGTTTGGGTATAGGTATTATTATTTCAGCCATTCACGGTGCTTTTAGGAACCCCGATGGATTGTTCTTAAATGAAGATGAGGCTGCTTCTACTGGTTTTATTGGAAGAGGTGGTCCTAAATACCCATCTCCATCATCATAA